A portion of the Bacteroides faecium genome contains these proteins:
- a CDS encoding sensor histidine kinase produces the protein MEVNEQTLYDDELLNILPDGVIILDINGEIIQLNQQALTELHVHPSVNAMMPLPTNQIFKLLNNKEDILSTILEKIRQGERIYTLPEHTYMQEQVDHTQFPIRGEFTTIRNEGSLETILFFFRNITVELTQEYILNTALQRTKIYPWYYDINRSEFTLDNRYFDHLGIPAGENNTLTMEEYVNMIHPDDRQAMADAFVIQLSGIETFDKAVPFRLRRGDGTWEWFEGQSTYIANISGHPYRLVGICMSIQEYKDIENTLIEARKKAEESDRLKMAFLANMSHEIRTPLNAIVGFSDVIASTYNELSDEERTDFVRLISINSEHLVRLIDDILDLSKIESNTIKFTYSSCSLKSMMKDIEKEQAVKQLPEIEIKALLPDDDIYINTDATRLKQVICNFINNARKFTEKGHIHFGFTSHPEKDQSVCLFVEDTGEGIPKECQKEIFDRFYKVNTFKQGTGLGLSICKTIVEHLQGSISVESKIGKGSRFVVTLPFERQPEEV, from the coding sequence ATGGAAGTGAATGAACAAACACTCTACGATGATGAATTGCTGAATATTCTGCCTGACGGAGTTATCATATTGGATATAAATGGAGAAATCATACAACTGAATCAACAAGCCCTTACAGAGCTTCATGTTCATCCGTCGGTCAATGCGATGATGCCCCTCCCTACAAACCAAATATTCAAACTACTGAATAATAAGGAAGATATTCTTTCAACTATTTTAGAGAAGATTCGTCAAGGTGAACGGATATATACCCTTCCGGAACATACCTATATGCAGGAACAAGTCGACCATACACAGTTCCCTATAAGGGGAGAATTTACCACCATCAGAAATGAAGGCAGTTTGGAAACTATCTTGTTCTTTTTCCGTAATATTACAGTGGAACTTACGCAGGAATATATTCTGAACACTGCCCTGCAAAGAACCAAGATATATCCCTGGTATTACGATATAAACCGGAGTGAGTTTACCCTTGACAATCGATACTTCGACCATTTAGGTATTCCGGCAGGAGAAAATAATACCTTGACAATGGAAGAATATGTAAACATGATTCACCCGGACGACCGGCAGGCTATGGCGGATGCTTTTGTCATACAGTTAAGCGGTATTGAAACATTCGACAAAGCTGTCCCGTTCCGTTTACGTCGCGGTGACGGTACTTGGGAATGGTTTGAAGGACAATCCACTTATATTGCTAACATATCCGGACATCCCTATCGGTTAGTAGGAATCTGCATGAGTATCCAGGAATATAAGGATATAGAAAATACGCTGATTGAAGCCCGTAAGAAAGCAGAAGAAAGTGACCGGCTTAAAATGGCATTTTTGGCAAATATGAGCCATGAAATTCGGACACCGCTAAATGCGATAGTAGGTTTCTCCGATGTAATAGCTTCTACTTATAATGAATTAAGCGATGAAGAACGGACTGACTTTGTAAGGTTAATAAGTATCAACAGCGAACATTTGGTTCGATTGATTGATGACATACTTGATTTGTCAAAAATAGAATCAAACACGATTAAATTCACTTATTCCAGTTGTTCCCTAAAATCCATGATGAAGGATATAGAGAAAGAACAGGCAGTGAAACAGTTGCCGGAAATTGAAATAAAAGCGTTACTACCGGATGATGACATTTACATTAATACCGACGCAACACGCTTGAAACAAGTTATTTGCAATTTCATAAACAATGCTCGCAAATTTACGGAGAAAGGTCATATCCATTTCGGCTTCACGTCACATCCGGAGAAAGACCAATCGGTTTGCCTATTTGTGGAAGATACGGGAGAAGGGATTCCCAAAGAATGCCAAAAAGAGATATTCGACCGTTTCTATAAGGTTAATACTTTCAAACAAGGTACGGGACTGGGGCTTTCTATCTGCAAAACGATTGTAGAACACCTGCAAGGAAGTATTTCGGTTGAATCGAAAATCGGGAAAGGGAGCCGTTTTGTTGTGACATTGCCGTTTGAAAGGCAACCGGAAGAAGTTTAA
- a CDS encoding ACT domain-containing protein, with protein MAGIKDLNILLSNIEPILDERDFVFCFFPSLDWEQISELTPIGIFHEKEGITLIIDQEDAVNRDIGYQSVYKLITLNVHSSLDAVGLTAAFSTKLAEKNISANVVAAYYHDHIFVPREKAEQALSAILELQK; from the coding sequence ATGGCAGGCATTAAAGATTTAAATATATTATTATCCAATATAGAACCGATATTGGATGAACGTGATTTTGTTTTCTGCTTTTTCCCTAGTTTAGATTGGGAGCAAATCAGCGAATTAACCCCAATCGGCATTTTCCATGAGAAAGAGGGCATTACCTTAATTATTGACCAGGAAGATGCTGTGAACAGAGATATAGGTTATCAATCCGTTTATAAGCTTATTACTCTGAATGTACATTCAAGTTTAGATGCGGTAGGGCTGACAGCAGCATTTTCAACTAAACTTGCAGAGAAAAATATAAGCGCAAATGTTGTGGCAGCATATTATCACGACCATATTTTTGTACCTAGGGAGAAAGCAGAACAAGCACTAAGTGCTATTCTTGAACTTCAGAAATAA
- a CDS encoding glycoside hydrolase family 2 protein, with protein MKKVTTLLSTLALATTLAAQNLPQTERQYLSGHGCDDMVEWDFFCTDGRNSGKWTKIGVPSCWELQGFGTYQYGITFYGKAFPEGVADEKGMYKYEFEVPEKFRGQQVNLVFEASMTDTEVKVNGRKVGSKHQGAFYRFSYNVTDFLKYGKKNLLEVTVAKESENASVNLAERRADYWNFGGIFRPVFLEVKPAVNLRHIAIDAQMDGSFRANCYTNISNDGMSIRAQIQDNKGKKLTETTVPVKAGGDWTSIQLNVSNPALWTAETPNLYKAQFSLLDKNGKILHNETETFGFRTIEVRESDGLYVNGVRINVRGVNRHSFRPESGRTLSKAKNIEDVLLMKGMNMNSVRLSHYPADPEFLEACDSLGLYVMDELGGWHGKYDTPTGVRLIEGMIERDVNHPSIIWWSNGNEKGWNTELDGEFHKYDPQKRPVIHPQGNFSGFETMHYRSYGESQNYMRLPEIFMPTEFLHGLYDGGHGAGLYDYWEMMRKHPRCIGGFLWVLADEGVKRMDMDGFIDNQGNFGADGIVGPHHEKEGSYYTIKQLWSPIQIMDTSIDRQFNGKISVENRYDYLNLNTCRFLWKQVKFPSATDAANAGTQVLKQGEVQGSNIAAHSAGILDIKTTVLPDADALFVTAIDNQGHELWRWTFPVDKLNQSKEELSPLSSKATYTETDNDLTVKANNRTFVFSKKDGQLKGVSVNNRKISFANGPRFIGARRADRSLDQFYNHDDEKAKEKDRTYSVFPDAAVFTKLDVKEDGGNLIVTANYKLGNLDKAQWTINPSGVMTLDYTYNFSGVVDLMGICFDYPEEQVISKRWLGAGPYRVWQNRIHGTQYDIWENDYNDPIPGETFTYPEFKGYFSNVSWMNIRTKEGTISLTNETPDAYIGVYQPRDGRDRLLYTLPESGISVLNVIPPVRNKVNSTDLCGPSSQAKWVNGPQTGRVVFRFME; from the coding sequence ATGAAAAAAGTAACCACTTTATTATCAACCTTAGCGTTGGCAACTACCCTGGCTGCTCAGAATCTTCCGCAGACGGAACGGCAATATCTTTCCGGTCACGGATGCGACGACATGGTAGAATGGGACTTCTTCTGTACCGACGGACGCAATTCCGGCAAGTGGACGAAGATTGGCGTTCCGTCCTGTTGGGAATTGCAAGGCTTTGGCACTTATCAGTATGGAATCACCTTTTACGGTAAAGCATTTCCCGAAGGAGTCGCCGACGAAAAAGGAATGTATAAGTATGAGTTTGAAGTTCCCGAGAAGTTTCGCGGACAACAAGTGAATCTTGTCTTCGAAGCTTCCATGACAGATACGGAAGTGAAAGTGAACGGACGCAAAGTCGGCTCGAAACATCAGGGAGCTTTCTATCGCTTTTCATACAATGTCACGGATTTCCTTAAATACGGAAAGAAGAACCTGTTGGAAGTGACAGTAGCTAAAGAGAGCGAGAATGCAAGCGTAAACCTTGCTGAACGCCGTGCCGATTACTGGAACTTCGGCGGTATCTTCCGTCCTGTATTCCTGGAAGTGAAACCAGCTGTCAATTTACGTCATATTGCTATTGACGCACAAATGGACGGTTCTTTCCGCGCGAATTGTTATACAAATATTTCCAATGACGGAATGAGTATCCGTGCGCAAATCCAGGATAATAAAGGTAAAAAGCTAACTGAAACGACTGTACCGGTAAAAGCCGGTGGAGACTGGACTTCTATCCAACTGAATGTCTCTAATCCTGCTTTATGGACAGCAGAAACACCGAATCTTTATAAGGCACAGTTCTCCTTGCTGGATAAGAACGGCAAAATATTGCACAACGAAACAGAAACATTCGGCTTCCGTACCATCGAAGTACGAGAAAGTGACGGGCTTTATGTCAATGGAGTACGTATCAATGTGCGTGGTGTCAACCGTCATAGCTTCCGCCCGGAAAGTGGCCGTACATTGAGTAAAGCGAAGAATATCGAAGATGTTCTTTTAATGAAGGGCATGAATATGAACTCTGTTCGTTTGAGCCATTATCCTGCTGACCCTGAATTCCTGGAAGCGTGTGATTCTCTCGGTTTATATGTAATGGACGAACTGGGTGGCTGGCATGGCAAATATGACACTCCGACTGGAGTACGTCTGATTGAAGGCATGATAGAGCGTGATGTGAATCATCCTTCTATTATTTGGTGGAGCAATGGTAATGAAAAAGGATGGAATACGGAACTGGATGGAGAATTCCATAAATATGACCCGCAAAAACGTCCGGTCATCCATCCGCAAGGTAATTTCTCCGGTTTTGAAACCATGCACTACCGCTCGTATGGAGAAAGTCAGAACTATATGCGTCTGCCGGAAATCTTTATGCCGACAGAATTCCTTCACGGTTTGTATGATGGCGGTCACGGTGCCGGTTTGTATGACTATTGGGAAATGATGCGCAAGCATCCCCGTTGTATCGGCGGCTTCTTATGGGTATTGGCAGACGAAGGTGTGAAACGTATGGATATGGATGGCTTCATTGATAATCAAGGTAATTTTGGTGCTGACGGTATTGTAGGACCACATCATGAAAAAGAAGGTAGTTATTACACTATCAAGCAATTATGGAGCCCTATACAAATAATGGATACCTCTATCGACAGACAGTTTAACGGTAAAATCTCTGTGGAAAACCGTTATGATTATCTGAACTTGAATACCTGCCGTTTCCTTTGGAAGCAAGTAAAATTCCCTTCGGCAACAGATGCTGCCAATGCCGGCACTCAAGTTCTAAAACAAGGTGAAGTGCAAGGCAGTAATATCGCTGCTCATTCGGCAGGCATCCTGGATATTAAAACAACTGTTCTTCCCGATGCGGACGCTCTCTTTGTGACAGCTATCGACAACCAGGGACATGAACTTTGGCGTTGGACATTCCCGGTAGACAAATTGAACCAGTCAAAAGAAGAACTTTCTCCGTTATCCAGCAAAGCAACTTACACCGAAACAGATAATGACCTTACAGTAAAAGCAAACAACCGTACTTTTGTCTTTTCAAAGAAAGACGGTCAACTGAAAGGCGTATCCGTAAACAATCGCAAGATTAGTTTTGCCAACGGTCCGCGCTTTATCGGTGCCCGTCGTGCCGACCGTTCGTTAGACCAGTTCTATAACCACGATGATGAAAAGGCGAAAGAAAAAGACCGCACATACAGCGTATTCCCGGATGCGGCAGTATTTACGAAACTGGACGTAAAAGAAGACGGTGGCAACCTAATTGTTACCGCAAACTACAAATTAGGTAATTTGGACAAAGCACAATGGACAATCAACCCGAGCGGAGTAATGACACTTGATTATACCTACAATTTCTCTGGAGTTGTTGATTTAATGGGAATCTGTTTTGATTATCCCGAAGAGCAGGTTATCAGTAAACGTTGGTTAGGAGCAGGCCCTTATCGTGTATGGCAAAACCGTATTCATGGTACGCAATATGACATTTGGGAAAACGATTACAATGACCCTATCCCGGGTGAAACCTTTACTTATCCCGAATTCAAAGGATATTTCAGCAATGTTTCCTGGATGAATATCCGTACTAAAGAAGGTACTATCAGCCTGACAAACGAAACGCCCGATGCTTACATCGGAGTATATCAACCACGTGACGGCCGTGACCGTTTGCTTTATACACTTCCCGAAAGTGGCATATCCGTATTGAATGTAATTCCGCCGGTACGTAACAAAGTAAACTCAACGGACTTGTGCGGTCCTTCTTCACAAGCCAAGTGGGTGAATGGCCCGCAAACGGGACGAGTCGTTTTCCGGTTTATGGAATAA
- a CDS encoding glycoside hydrolase family 2 TIM barrel-domain containing protein, whose amino-acid sequence MKIYTLLLGALIACPMHAQTIHDWENHHVLQINREPARAAFIPFSAQKGDCSMCLDGMWKFRWTPVPDRRIVDFYQTNFNDKDWTDFPVPANWEVNGYGTPIYVSAGYPFKIDPPRVMGEPKADYTTYKERNPVGQYRRTFVLPADWAAKGQTFLRFEGVMSAFYVWINGERVGYSQGSMEPSEFNITKYLHPGENQIALEVYRYSDGSYLEDQDFWRFGGIHRSIHLVHTPDVRIRDYAVRTLPASASNYEDFILQIDPQFSVYGSMTGKGYTVQSVLKDATGKEIVTLKGEVEDILDLEHKASRMNEWYPQRGPRKMGRLSTIIKSPERWTAETPYLYKLLITLQDAEGKVVEQIEQSVGFRSVEIKKGQLLVNGNPVRFRGVNRHEHDPRTARVMSEERMIQDILLMKQANINAVRTSHYPNVSRWYELCDSMGLYVMDEADIEEHGLRGTLASTPDWHAAFMDRAVRMAERDKNYPSIVMWSMGNESGYGPNFAAISAWLHDFDPTRPVHYEGAQGVDGNPDPKTVDVISRFYTRVKQEYLNPGIAEGEDKERAENARWERLLEIAERTNDNRPVMTSEYAHSMGNALGNFKEYWDEIYSNPRMLGGFIWDWVDQGIYKTLPDGRTMVAYGGDFGDKPNLKAFCFNGLLMSDRETTPKYWEVKKVYAPVQLGLENGELKVTNRNHHIDLSSYRCLWTLSVDGKEKERGEFALPKVAPGKTGTITLPDFRSLSDKGSFNRKNTAKNAAKLAADCQLKVSIVLKSDALWAKAGHEVTWEQFCLQKGDLLSAELANKGQLEIKEDSKTLQVSGRGFSVQWEKTVTGSMTSLIYKNKEMLAHSEDFPVQPVTQAFRAPTDNDKSFGNWLAKDWKLHMMDNPQISLESFNHHLRADGAVVVQVRTNNIYKEGKVTTTSVYTIFSDGTIDLKTSFLPQGVLPELPRLGIAFCFSPSYNTFTWYGRGPQDNYPDRKTSAATGLWKGTVDEQYVHYPRPQDSGNKEDVHYLTLTDKQNKGIRIDAVEDVFSVSALHYTAQDLYKETHDCNLKPRSEVILSLDAAVLGLGNSSCGPGVLKKYAIDKKEHTLHIRITKN is encoded by the coding sequence ATGAAAATATATACTTTACTGCTTGGGGCATTGATAGCTTGTCCGATGCACGCACAAACGATACATGATTGGGAAAATCATCATGTACTTCAAATCAACCGGGAACCGGCGAGGGCTGCATTTATTCCTTTCTCCGCACAGAAAGGAGATTGTTCCATGTGTCTGGACGGGATGTGGAAATTCAGATGGACTCCTGTCCCAGACCGGCGAATCGTTGATTTTTATCAGACGAATTTTAATGATAAAGATTGGACTGATTTTCCGGTTCCTGCTAATTGGGAAGTAAACGGATATGGTACTCCAATCTACGTATCGGCTGGTTATCCGTTCAAAATAGATCCGCCACGGGTAATGGGAGAGCCGAAAGCGGATTATACGACCTATAAAGAAAGGAATCCGGTAGGGCAGTACCGACGTACATTCGTTCTGCCTGCTGACTGGGCGGCGAAAGGACAGACATTCCTTCGATTTGAAGGCGTAATGAGTGCTTTCTATGTTTGGATAAATGGTGAGCGGGTAGGGTATAGTCAGGGAAGTATGGAACCAAGTGAGTTCAATATCACAAAGTATCTGCACCCTGGAGAGAATCAAATAGCACTGGAAGTCTATCGGTATAGCGACGGTTCTTATCTGGAAGACCAGGACTTTTGGCGTTTCGGGGGCATTCATCGGAGCATTCATTTAGTGCACACACCGGATGTTCGTATTCGCGATTATGCAGTGCGCACTCTTCCTGCATCTGCCAGTAATTATGAGGATTTTATTTTGCAGATTGACCCGCAGTTCAGCGTATATGGAAGTATGACCGGAAAAGGATATACTGTGCAAAGCGTGTTGAAGGATGCAACCGGAAAAGAGATTGTTACATTAAAAGGAGAAGTTGAGGATATACTCGATTTGGAACATAAGGCTAGCCGGATGAATGAGTGGTATCCGCAACGTGGTCCTCGCAAGATGGGACGATTATCCACCATCATAAAATCACCGGAAAGGTGGACTGCGGAAACGCCTTATCTCTATAAATTACTCATTACTTTGCAGGATGCGGAAGGAAAAGTTGTGGAACAAATAGAACAGTCGGTGGGTTTCCGTTCTGTGGAGATTAAGAAAGGACAGCTATTGGTAAATGGCAATCCGGTTCGTTTTCGTGGAGTGAACCGCCATGAGCACGACCCTCGGACAGCACGGGTAATGAGTGAAGAACGAATGATTCAGGATATTCTCTTAATGAAACAGGCCAATATCAATGCGGTGCGTACCAGCCATTATCCCAATGTGAGCCGTTGGTATGAGCTTTGTGACAGTATGGGGCTTTATGTAATGGATGAAGCGGATATTGAAGAACACGGATTGCGGGGGACTTTAGCCAGTACTCCCGATTGGCATGCCGCATTTATGGACCGTGCAGTCCGCATGGCGGAACGTGATAAGAACTATCCGAGTATCGTAATGTGGAGCATGGGGAATGAAAGTGGTTACGGTCCTAACTTTGCGGCTATCTCGGCATGGTTGCATGATTTTGACCCTACGCGTCCTGTTCATTACGAAGGAGCACAGGGGGTAGATGGTAATCCTGACCCAAAAACAGTTGATGTAATCAGCCGTTTTTATACGCGGGTGAAACAGGAATACTTGAATCCGGGTATTGCGGAAGGTGAGGATAAGGAACGGGCGGAAAATGCACGTTGGGAGAGGCTGTTAGAGATTGCCGAACGTACCAACGACAATCGTCCGGTAATGACAAGTGAATATGCCCATTCCATGGGAAATGCATTAGGCAATTTCAAGGAATATTGGGACGAAATATACAGCAATCCCCGCATGCTGGGCGGATTTATTTGGGATTGGGTAGACCAGGGAATTTATAAGACATTGCCCGACGGGCGTACTATGGTGGCTTATGGCGGAGATTTCGGTGATAAGCCAAATTTGAAAGCCTTTTGCTTTAACGGATTGTTGATGAGCGACCGTGAAACGACTCCTAAATATTGGGAAGTAAAGAAGGTGTATGCTCCGGTACAATTAGGTCTTGAGAACGGAGAATTGAAAGTGACCAACCGGAATCATCATATTGATTTATCCTCTTATCGTTGTCTGTGGACATTATCAGTGGATGGTAAAGAGAAGGAACGGGGAGAATTTGCATTACCTAAAGTAGCTCCGGGAAAAACAGGAACAATCACTTTGCCTGATTTTCGTTCATTATCAGATAAAGGCTCCTTCAACAGAAAAAACACAGCAAAAAATGCTGCAAAGCTTGCTGCCGATTGCCAGCTTAAAGTTAGCATCGTTCTGAAATCAGATGCTCTTTGGGCAAAAGCCGGACATGAAGTTACTTGGGAACAATTCTGTTTGCAGAAAGGTGATTTGTTATCTGCCGAACTAGCCAACAAGGGGCAATTAGAAATAAAAGAGGATAGTAAAACTCTGCAAGTCAGCGGACGTGGCTTTTCCGTTCAATGGGAAAAAACAGTGACCGGAAGCATGACTTCCCTTATTTATAAGAATAAAGAGATGTTGGCACACTCCGAGGATTTTCCGGTTCAACCTGTAACGCAAGCTTTTCGCGCTCCGACTGACAATGATAAGAGTTTCGGTAACTGGTTGGCGAAAGATTGGAAATTGCATATGATGGATAATCCGCAGATTAGCCTGGAATCTTTCAACCATCATCTACGCGCAGATGGAGCTGTGGTCGTTCAAGTTCGGACAAATAATATATATAAGGAAGGAAAGGTAACGACAACCTCTGTCTATACCATTTTTTCTGATGGAACAATAGACCTGAAAACGAGTTTCCTGCCGCAAGGAGTACTCCCGGAATTACCCCGATTAGGAATTGCTTTCTGTTTCTCCCCGTCTTATAATACATTTACATGGTATGGCAGAGGACCGCAGGACAATTATCCTGACCGTAAAACTTCTGCTGCAACAGGACTTTGGAAAGGTACGGTAGATGAACAATATGTGCATTACCCTCGCCCGCAGGATAGTGGGAATAAAGAAGATGTACACTATCTGACACTGACGGACAAACAGAATAAGGGCATTCGCATAGATGCAGTGGAAGATGTATTCTCTGTATCCGCTTTGCACTACACCGCACAAGACTTGTACAAGGAAACACATGATTGTAATTTAAAACCCCGTTCCGAGGTCATTCTTAGCTTGGATGCTGCCGTACTCGGATTAGGGAACAGCAGTTGCGGACCAGGTGTATTAAAGAAATATGCCATTGACAAGAAAGAACATACCTTACATATACGTATAACTAAAAATTGA
- a CDS encoding TlpA disulfide reductase family protein has translation MRKLLFISFFLLSCLTSQAQHEYTIEGHVEGVKDGTLVSLFLLDGNVGSTVATDSIRNGNFFFKRNAGESGLDKLSLMCTRNADFPSMSLSIYATPNAKIKVTGTNTLIYTWKVDSPVKEQQEYNKFINVSRDLWDEYQRLSIEARKMRSAPEADRKAIREKEDSISVIISSRELKLMQELPVSSVWIEKLHRLSLSAKYNPKFSYKEETLALYNRLNEEQKASNLGQEITVNLFPPTIVKEGDDLADTDLFDLDGNIHHLADFKGKYILLDFWSSGCGPCVMALPEMKEIQEQYKERLTIVSLSSDTQSRWKAASAQHEMTWQNLSDLKQTAGLYAKYGVRGIPNYVLISPEGKIIKMWSGYGKGSLKLKMRRYLDASKHEMSIIQQGNTKLVNYPIIESTNTDILEIKQVELADTATIIHFRAYYIPKYWIQVSPNAKLMDEKGTTYTLKSADGITPGEHFFLPESGEAEFSLTFEPLSPQVKSFNFTEGPAKNDWQINGVRINK, from the coding sequence ATGAGAAAACTACTATTTATCAGCTTCTTTTTACTAAGCTGTCTCACTTCACAGGCACAACATGAATATACGATTGAAGGGCATGTAGAAGGGGTAAAAGACGGAACTCTTGTCTCTCTGTTTTTACTTGATGGTAATGTGGGAAGTACTGTTGCCACAGACAGCATACGCAATGGAAACTTCTTCTTTAAGCGTAATGCCGGAGAAAGTGGTTTAGACAAATTATCTCTTATGTGTACCCGTAATGCAGATTTCCCCTCTATGTCACTGAGCATTTATGCTACTCCCAATGCAAAAATTAAAGTGACTGGTACAAACACATTAATCTACACCTGGAAAGTAGACAGTCCGGTAAAGGAACAACAGGAATATAACAAATTCATAAATGTATCACGTGATTTGTGGGATGAGTATCAGCGCCTATCCATCGAAGCAAGAAAAATGCGTTCTGCACCGGAAGCCGACCGGAAGGCAATACGTGAAAAGGAAGACAGTATATCTGTTATAATCAGCAGCCGTGAATTGAAACTAATGCAGGAACTCCCCGTCTCTTCTGTTTGGATAGAAAAATTACACAGGCTAAGTCTTTCTGCAAAATATAATCCGAAGTTCTCATATAAAGAGGAAACACTGGCTTTGTATAATAGATTAAACGAAGAACAAAAAGCGTCTAATCTAGGACAAGAAATTACAGTCAACCTCTTTCCACCTACAATTGTAAAAGAAGGAGACGATTTGGCTGATACCGACCTTTTCGACCTGGACGGGAATATTCATCATCTAGCTGATTTCAAAGGGAAATATATCCTGCTCGATTTTTGGAGTAGCGGTTGCGGACCTTGTGTTATGGCTTTGCCTGAGATGAAAGAGATTCAGGAACAATATAAAGAGCGTCTTACTATCGTCAGTCTTAGCTCGGACACCCAAAGTCGTTGGAAAGCCGCTTCGGCACAGCATGAAATGACGTGGCAGAACTTAAGCGACTTGAAACAAACAGCAGGACTATACGCAAAGTACGGTGTCCGTGGTATCCCTAATTATGTTCTTATTTCTCCCGAAGGTAAAATCATAAAGATGTGGTCGGGGTATGGAAAAGGCAGTCTGAAACTAAAAATGCGCAGGTATCTGGATGCGTCGAAACATGAGATGAGTATCATTCAACAAGGCAACACGAAATTAGTAAACTATCCGATTATAGAATCAACCAATACCGATATTCTTGAAATAAAGCAGGTAGAGCTGGCAGATACGGCAACAATCATCCACTTCCGTGCCTACTATATTCCTAAATATTGGATACAAGTGAGTCCTAATGCCAAGTTAATGGACGAGAAAGGAACAACATATACTTTAAAGAGCGCCGACGGCATTACACCCGGTGAACATTTCTTTCTGCCCGAAAGTGGAGAAGCTGAATTTTCACTGACATTCGAGCCATTGTCTCCCCAAGTGAAATCATTCAATTTCACAGAAGGGCCAGCCAAAAATGATTGGCAAATAAATGGAGTAAGAATTAATAAATGA
- a CDS encoding helix-turn-helix domain-containing protein: protein MESDIPEFDLPIDYIVGEGYEIDLSKRYKNFPCRVKSGFFILCVKGIMQTTINGNLHNIGENDLITLPPGYFMEILDFSPDIHIYYAGFSAGFIEGINLMKSTEHLLPVIMENPIIRLSPLQACSYKMFYESSILSYASPRTLANKEIVKAVLTMFIQGSTEIYKMQNNLYLSSQSRKYEIYQEFLQLVMKYYTVHHGTSFYANQLGLSLPHFCSTIKKVAGNTPLEVIASVILMEAKSRLKSTNEPVKNIALSLGFNNISFFNKFFKQHTGVTPQEYRGH, encoded by the coding sequence ATGGAGAGCGATATACCTGAATTTGATTTGCCGATTGATTATATTGTAGGGGAAGGGTATGAGATAGATTTATCGAAAAGGTATAAGAATTTTCCTTGTAGGGTTAAGTCCGGTTTTTTTATTCTCTGCGTAAAAGGGATAATGCAAACAACAATCAATGGGAATCTTCATAATATTGGTGAAAATGATTTGATAACCTTACCGCCTGGTTATTTTATGGAAATTCTTGATTTCTCGCCGGATATTCATATCTATTATGCCGGGTTCTCAGCCGGATTTATAGAAGGTATAAATCTAATGAAATCCACTGAACATCTTCTCCCTGTAATCATGGAAAACCCTATAATAAGATTATCTCCATTGCAAGCTTGCAGCTACAAGATGTTTTATGAATCGTCAATACTGTCGTATGCTTCACCCCGTACACTGGCAAATAAGGAGATAGTAAAAGCTGTCCTTACCATGTTTATCCAGGGATCCACTGAGATTTACAAGATGCAAAACAACCTGTATCTGTCTTCACAATCAAGAAAGTATGAGATTTATCAGGAGTTTTTGCAGTTGGTCATGAAATATTATACGGTTCACCACGGGACTTCCTTTTATGCCAATCAATTGGGACTTAGTTTGCCGCATTTCTGTTCGACAATAAAGAAGGTCGCAGGAAACACCCCATTGGAAGTGATTGCATCCGTTATCTTAATGGAAGCCAAGTCCCGGTTAAAGTCAACTAATGAACCTGTGAAAAATATTGCCTTATCTTTGGGATTTAATAATATTTCTTTCTTCAACAAGTTCTTTAAGCAGCATACAGGAGTTACTCCACAGGAGTACAGGGGGCATTAA